One window from the genome of Cricetulus griseus strain 17A/GY chromosome 2, alternate assembly CriGri-PICRH-1.0, whole genome shotgun sequence encodes:
- the Rhbdl2 gene encoding rhomboid-related protein 2 isoform X3, giving the protein MLVHAGVQHIMGNLLIQLVLGIPLEMVHKGLGVGLVYLAGVLAGSLASSIFDPLKYLVGASGGVYALMGGYFMNVILNFREMIPAFGIFRLLIIILIVASDMGFALYRRFFVPANGSPVSFAAHIAGGFAGMSIGYTVFSCFDKTLLKDPRFWIAIAAYAACLLFAVFFNIFLSPAN; this is encoded by the exons AGTCCAGCACATCATGGGGAATCTTTTAATTCAGCTCGTTCTGGGTATTCCCTTGGAAATGGTCCACAAAGGCCTCGGAGTGGGGCTGGTGTACCTGGCAGGAGTGCTTGCAG GTTCCCTTGCCAGCTCCATTTTTGATCCCCTTAAGTATCTTGTGGGTGCTTCAGGAGGAGTCTACGCATTGATGGGAGGCTATTTTATGAATGTGATCCTG AATTTTCGAGAAATGATTCCTGCCTTTGGAATCTTTAGGCTACTCATCATCATCCTGATAG TTGCGTCAGATATGGGATTTGCTCTCTACAGAAGGTTCTTTGTCCCTGCAAATGGGTCTCCG GTGTCCTTTGCGGCTCACATCGCAGGCGGATTTGCTGGGATGTCCATAGGTTACACTGTGTTCAGCTGCTTTGACAAGACATTGCTCAAAGATCCCAGGTTCTGGATTGCAATTGCTGCATATGCAGCTTGTCTGTTATTTGCGGTGTTTTTTAACATCTTCCTGTCCCCAGCAAACTGA